A segment of the Geoglobus ahangari genome:
TTGGAGAGAGGATTGGCAGGAGCGCCCAGTCGTTCGAGATAAAGGAGCTCATCATCGCTCCCTACGGATACGTGGATGCCGACGAGCTCTACGAGTTCCTGAGGGGGCTCAGGAGGGGGAAGGAGTCCAGGCTCAAGATACAGAGGAGGAGCTACGCCAGAGACGTGAGGGAGGTGAGGGTGCTCGTCCACGACCTGTACCAGACGTTCAGGGACAAGAGGAGAAAGAGGAGCGTCCTGATCTCCACAGATCCGACGGGAAAGCAGCTCTCGGAGATAAGGGAGGAGCTCAAGAGGGCGTTTGAGAGAGCGGATGAGATAGTCATCTTTGCGGGCAGCAGAACCGGGCTGCCCAAGGGAATCCTGAGGCTGTCAGACTTCGTGATAGACCTCACACCATACATAACCTTCCCCACCGAAATAGCGATCCCCGCATCCCTCATAGCCCTGCTCGATGTTTACGAGGAGATGGTTCAGGAAAGGGAGCAGAAGTAGATTGTTAGATTTCCAGCATTTTGGACGATTGTTTTACACAAACTCCATCTCAGCTCCTCAGAAGAGCCTCCTTAAGCCTTCAACCACATCGAAATCCGTATCGTTGCTAATTATTGTTCCATCACAGTATCTCAATGCAAGAGCAGCATGAACCGCATCTCTCGGCAAAAGCTTGTACTTCTCAGCAAATTTCTGGGCATCTTCACAAATCGCGTAATCAACATTCAGAAACTCAAGAAACGGCATTTTGAGCAGGATTTTACCGATTTTAATGCTCTCTTCAACTCCAGAAACTTTCCTCACGACATACACAACTTCATCCCATGTCAGTACTGAGGTAAAAGCATTGAACTCACCATCAGATGCCTTTCTTAGCCACTCCTTTGATTTTTCGGCAACATCTCCAGAATAGAGAGCCGCATAAATGAAAATATTGGAGTCAATATAGACGTTCTTCAATTTGTCCATAATACAACCTCTTCAATTCGACAGCATTCGGTGCCTCAAGCTTTTTCTTAATGACTGAGGTGAACTCTTCCACGTAGTCTTTACCAGCCTTTTCCGGCCTCAGGATAATCTCATCACCTTTAACCTCAAAGATGACTTTTTTACCCTCTTTCAAACCAAATCTGTCTCGTATTTCTTTTGGGATTGTGACCTGCCCCTTTTTACCAACAGTTCTTGTTCTTACCATCAGGTATGAATTTTGATTTTGGGGTTAAAAAATTTGTCCACCTTCCACGAGGAACAGGAATCTCTCCCACCTCTGGTTTTGTCATAAAATCTCCCAATTCTGGAGATATGTTCAAGAGATTTCCTGTTGAGACCCGATAACACCTGCTCTTTTTGTGGTATGGTGCTGTGAGATAATAGATAGTCTTCTTAGAGTACGACGATCCCAAAGTTTTACATTAAACCTGTGTATTGGATTGATTATGGAATTGAACGAAATAACCAGAATTCTGATTGATTTCAGGGATAGAAGAGACTGGAAAAAATACCACACCCCGAAGAACCTCGTGATTTCCGTGGCAGTTGAGATTGGCGAGCTGCTTGAAATTTTCCAGTGGAAGAGCGATGAGGAGATTGCGAGACTTCTGGAAAGTGAGGAGTACAGGGAGAGGATTGGAGAGGAGATCAGCGACGTGATGATCTACCTGCTCACCCTCGCCCACGAGTGCGGGATAGACTTGGAGAAGGCGGTTCTCTCGAAGATCGAGAAGAACGAGAGGAAGTACCCGGTTAAATGAAAGGCTTTTTATTTTTGGGTGAGAACAGCAAGACATGCGCGACGAGATCCTCAGGATACTCTCCTCCTACGACCAGGAAGAGGTCAGGATAGGCACCATAGGCAGCCACTCGGCCCTCAACATTCTGAAGGGGGCGAAGGAGGAAGGGTTCGAGACCGTCTGCATATGCAGGGAGAAGGAGAGGTTCGTTTACGAGAGCTTCGGGGTTGCGGATCACATAATTCAGGTTGACGATTACCGGGAACTGCTGGACGAGGTGATTCAGAGGAGGCTCATAGAGCTCAACACCGTGCTCATCCCCCACGGCAGCTACAACGCGTACATAGGCAGCCTCTACAACCTGAAGGTTCCCGTCTTTGGCAACAGGGTTCTTATGGAGTGGGAAACTGTTAGAGAGAAGCAGAGGGAGTGGCTGGAGAGGGCAGGGCTGAAACTCCCCAGAACGTACTCCTCCCCAGAGGAGATAGACGGGCTCGTCATAGTGAAGTACCCCGGGGCGAGGGGAGGCAAGGGATACTTCATAGCCCGCGACAGGGACGACTTCTACAGGAAAGCAGGAGAGCTCGTCAGGAGAGGAGTAATCTCGGAGAGGGACGTTGACAGCGCCCACATCCAGCAGTACGTTCTCGGTGTGCCGGTCTACTTCTCCTTCTTTTATTCAGTTGTGAACGGCAGGATAGAGCTCATAGCCATAGACAGGCGCTACGAGTCGAACGTGGACGGGATAGGCAGGATTCCGGCCGAGGAGCAGCTGGAGGCTGGAATCATCCCCACATACACGGTTGTGGGCAACATACCGCTTGTAGTCAGGGAGAGCCTGCTCTCCAGAATACTCAGGGACGGGCAGAGGGTCTACGAGTACTCGAAGAGGATAGCGGAGCCGGGAATGGTTGGCCCGTTCTGTCTGGAGAGCATAATAGACGAGAACGGAGAAATCTACTACTTCGAGATCTCAGCGAGGATTGTGGCCGGCTCGACTGTGGGCATACCGGCCTCGCCATACTCCTACGTGCTCTTTGGAGAGAACATGTACATGGGCAGGAGGATAGCGAGGGAGATAAGAATAGGGATTGAAAAGGACATGCTGGGTGAGATGATCTTCTAACTCCTCTTCAGCATGGGATCTTTCTCGGAGAAGTCCACGTAGAAGCCAAGCCCCTCAAGGTACTCGTAGCTCCTCTTCCCCTTCCCGTGTATCATCAGCTCAAGCAGGTCGCTCTCGTCGTCAATGTCCACGCTCGCGTAGAACGAGTCGAAGATCTTATACTTAAGCCCGAGCGACTCGCATATCTGAACGTGCTTGACAAAGCTGCCGTAGTGGTAGGAGGTGCGAAAGCTCCTGCTTCTCGAGAGGAGCATGTTTGTCCCCCCCTTCCTCCCCGGGGCTAGGACAACCTCTCCATCGGAGCTCAGGAACCTCTCCACCACCCTCTCATTAAGCAGTGGGAGATCGGACATTACCACGGCCAGATCCCCTTTCTTTATCCTCGAAGTCACCACCTCGTCGAGGCTCCTGCTGTCCACCTCGTACCTGAGGCCCTCAAGCCTCCTGTCCTCAGCGCTCGATATCACCACCGCCTCACCGCACGCATCAACGACGTCCAGAAGGAGGTTGAACGCGAGCTCCTCCCTCTCCTCCCTTGTTAGAATGCCGGAGAGCCTTGTTTTCGGGTTGACAGGTTTGAACGGGATCACTATTTCCATGCTGGAAGAGGTTTAGCGGCAATTAATAAACTTGCGCAAATGATTTATCCCTGAACCCACAACACCGAAAACATGGATTTAATATGCCGCTTCGTTCGCAAGGATGGTGAGGAGGTCGGGGAGAGCATAGACGTTTTTGAGGGATACCTTATAGTCAAGAGTTCCGACAGGTTCTTCGGCGTTCCCCTCTCGGCGGTGAAGGAGGACGGAGACGCGCTCGTAATACAGGACTACGACGAGGAGGAGGCGAAGAAGGTAGGAG
Coding sequences within it:
- a CDS encoding type II toxin-antitoxin system VapC family toxin, with product MDKLKNVYIDSNIFIYAALYSGDVAEKSKEWLRKASDGEFNAFTSVLTWDEVVYVVRKVSGVEESIKIGKILLKMPFLEFLNVDYAICEDAQKFAEKYKLLPRDAVHAALALRYCDGTIISNDTDFDVVEGLRRLF
- a CDS encoding AbrB/MazE/SpoVT family DNA-binding domain-containing protein — translated: MVRTRTVGKKGQVTIPKEIRDRFGLKEGKKVIFEVKGDEIILRPEKAGKDYVEEFTSVIKKKLEAPNAVELKRLYYGQIEERLY
- a CDS encoding nucleotide pyrophosphohydrolase — protein: MELNEITRILIDFRDRRDWKKYHTPKNLVISVAVEIGELLEIFQWKSDEEIARLLESEEYRERIGEEISDVMIYLLTLAHECGIDLEKAVLSKIEKNERKYPVK
- a CDS encoding formate--phosphoribosylaminoimidazolecarboxamide ligase; this encodes MRDEILRILSSYDQEEVRIGTIGSHSALNILKGAKEEGFETVCICREKERFVYESFGVADHIIQVDDYRELLDEVIQRRLIELNTVLIPHGSYNAYIGSLYNLKVPVFGNRVLMEWETVREKQREWLERAGLKLPRTYSSPEEIDGLVIVKYPGARGGKGYFIARDRDDFYRKAGELVRRGVISERDVDSAHIQQYVLGVPVYFSFFYSVVNGRIELIAIDRRYESNVDGIGRIPAEEQLEAGIIPTYTVVGNIPLVVRESLLSRILRDGQRVYEYSKRIAEPGMVGPFCLESIIDENGEIYYFEISARIVAGSTVGIPASPYSYVLFGENMYMGRRIAREIRIGIEKDMLGEMIF
- the cofC gene encoding 2-phospho-L-lactate guanylyltransferase yields the protein MEIVIPFKPVNPKTRLSGILTREEREELAFNLLLDVVDACGEAVVISSAEDRRLEGLRYEVDSRSLDEVVTSRIKKGDLAVVMSDLPLLNERVVERFLSSDGEVVLAPGRKGGTNMLLSRSRSFRTSYHYGSFVKHVQICESLGLKYKIFDSFYASVDIDDESDLLELMIHGKGKRSYEYLEGLGFYVDFSEKDPMLKRS
- a CDS encoding DUF5749 family beta-barrel protein, which encodes MDLICRFVRKDGEEVGESIDVFEGYLIVKSSDRFFGVPLSAVKEDGDALVIQDYDEEEAKKVGERWVEEKSKPVSLEELEQYGFGE